CTGGACCATCACCAGAGCGGCACACGTCGGTAACACCGCCTTAGGCTGCCACCAGTTCTGGTTCCCCCTGATGCCGTGCTATGCCTGCCCCATGCTCGTTTCGGGGATGGGCGCCGAGGCGGATTCCCCCTCAGCCACTCACCGTCCGATCGCCAACATGGCGGTCAGGCAGACCACCCCGGCAAGGCCGTACTCCACTCGCCAGTGTGCGACTGCCAAGTGGACGAATTAGTCATATCTCCGGCTATGCGCAGCCTTCCCCCCGGAGTTCAGTTTTGCACGAAGGTTCCGTTGCGCAGATCGGCCAGCGCCTGCTGGATCTCTTCCTGCGTGTTCATCACAAAGGGTCCGTAGGGGGCGACGGGTTCCCCGAAAGGAGCTCCGGCCATCAGCATAAACCGCACAGCGGACGAGGCGCCGGTACGGACGCGCAGCAAGTCGCCATCCCCCAACACCACCAGGTTTACGGCCGCCACCGGGTCGCCTTCGCCGGCTGCGTCGAGGCCGAACACGCCCTCGCCCTCGAAGACGTAGGCGATCGCCTGATGCCCAGCGGGAATCGTCACATCGAACTCGCCCTTGGGTTCGACGGCAACGTCCATGTACAGCGGCCCGGCGGCGATCTCGGTGACCGGACCCCTGCCGCCGGCGTACTCGCCCGCAACCAGGCGTACCCTTGTCCCTTCGGCCTCAACCACAGGAATGCTCTCGGCGCTCACTTCCTGGTAGCGCGGCTGGCTCATCTTGCGGGCTGCGGGTAGGTTGACCCACAGTTGAAATCCGGTGATCAGCCCGCTCGGTCCGCGGCGCGGCATCTCCTCGTGCATGATGCCCCGCCCGCTGGTCATCCACTGCACATCCCCGGGCCCGATGATGCCCGTATTCCCCAGGCTATCGCGGTGGCGGACATTGCCTTCCAGCATGTACGTCACGGTCTCGATCCCGCGGTGCGGATGCGTCGGAAAGCCGAGGATCGGCCCTTCGAGCGGGTCGTTGAAGGCGAAGTGGTCGAAGAGCAGAAAGGGGTCGTACAGGTTCTCGGGTCTTGGGCCGAAGGACCGGCGCAGCAGCACGCCGGCGCCCTCGATCACGTACTGCGGCTCGATGATCTGTTCCACACTGCGAAGAACTTGAGGCATGCTCGGTCTCCACAACTTGGACTGTTAGTATCCAGATTATACCCGTCGCCCGCCCAGCACCTGTGCGAAAGCCCGGCCACCCCTCCCGGCCATCCCGGGCAGGCTGGCAGACCGCGCACACAAGCGTTGTGAGTTCAAGGGGTCCGAGGCACACCGCCTGCCCGCGCCTGACACGTGTCTCCGGGCCCGGAACGTCAGGGCTGGCTCGGGGGCAATCTCCCGCCGGCGCCTGCTCGCCGGTTCTCGGCCCAGTCGCCGGCTGGGCTGCCCTAGCCGGCGGGAAGCTCCGCCAGCAAAGCCTGCACCTGGCGCCGGTTGTCCGCCGACTGCAGCCAGCGGGAGGAATGCAGGTTGTGTTTCAGGTAGACGAGATACTCGGCGGGATTGACTTGCTTGCAGAAATAATCGCGCAGCGTCCAGTACAGGATGTACACATTGCCGGCTTGGATCAGATCCGGCAGCAGCTGCAGCTCATCTGCCCCAAGCGCGGTCAGCTCCCGGGATGCGCTCAGGCGTGCCTGATAGGCTGAGACAAAGGTTCCCAGGTCGCGCAATCGTAGCGCCCCATCGCTCGCCTGCTCCCATGAAGCGCAGAAGTACCACGCCGCCAGGCCGACGTCGAAGGCCCGCAAGTCGACCTTCGCCCAATCGAAGTCCACCAGCCCGCTGATCTCCTCGCCCTCGAACTTCAAGTTCCCGGGGTGGTAGTCGGAGTGAATGATGAGCTCGGGAAAACTACCGATCCCTGGATCGCGCAGCGCGCTCAAAGTCTCGACGATGCTTGCCTGGACCTCACTGAAGTGATCCGCAACGCAATCATCGAACTCCGTCCCTTTCGATAGACCGGGCGCTCCCGCCCACTTGTCCGAAATCACCGGAAGCAGTTCGATGATACTGGGTTCGGCGCGCCGTCCCGCCGGCTGCAGGCTGCGTACCGCGGCGTGGAAGCGTGCCAGCAGGTCGCCGGCGTTGTGGAGCTCGCCCGGGGTGCACTGCGGCCCTACCCAGGTGTAGCGGTCCTCTCCGGGCAGGAAATCGAAGATCGCGAAGTAGGCCAGCGGCTGCGAGGCGTCGCCGCCCGGAAGCTCGAGGAAGGTGCTGCCGTGGCGCGTCCGTTGGACCTGCGCGATCGGACAGGTACCCTGGCGGGAGACATGCTCGATCAGCGTGTGCTCGAAAAGGATCTCCTCTACGCCGATGCCGTGCCGGTACCTGCGCAGGAAATACTTGCTGCGCCGGCCATCCTTCACCAACTCGATGGCGAAGGAGGTATTCACCGTCCCGCGTTGGTCGCGGGACTGCGCTTCCAGTTCCCCCAGATCGTAATGCGCCAGGACGGCGTTCAGATCGACGGTCGGTTCGCTTACCATGCAGTCCTC
This sequence is a window from Anaerolineales bacterium. Protein-coding genes within it:
- a CDS encoding pirin family protein; protein product: MPQVLRSVEQIIEPQYVIEGAGVLLRRSFGPRPENLYDPFLLFDHFAFNDPLEGPILGFPTHPHRGIETVTYMLEGNVRHRDSLGNTGIIGPGDVQWMTSGRGIMHEEMPRRGPSGLITGFQLWVNLPAARKMSQPRYQEVSAESIPVVEAEGTRVRLVAGEYAGGRGPVTEIAAGPLYMDVAVEPKGEFDVTIPAGHQAIAYVFEGEGVFGLDAAGEGDPVAAVNLVVLGDGDLLRVRTGASSAVRFMLMAGAPFGEPVAPYGPFVMNTQEEIQQALADLRNGTFVQN
- a CDS encoding phosphotransferase — translated: MVSEPTVDLNAVLAHYDLGELEAQSRDQRGTVNTSFAIELVKDGRRSKYFLRRYRHGIGVEEILFEHTLIEHVSRQGTCPIAQVQRTRHGSTFLELPGGDASQPLAYFAIFDFLPGEDRYTWVGPQCTPGELHNAGDLLARFHAAVRSLQPAGRRAEPSIIELLPVISDKWAGAPGLSKGTEFDDCVADHFSEVQASIVETLSALRDPGIGSFPELIIHSDYHPGNLKFEGEEISGLVDFDWAKVDLRAFDVGLAAWYFCASWEQASDGALRLRDLGTFVSAYQARLSASRELTALGADELQLLPDLIQAGNVYILYWTLRDYFCKQVNPAEYLVYLKHNLHSSRWLQSADNRRQVQALLAELPAG